CAGGTCGGCGCGCTCCATCATGCCCACCAGGCCGAAACCGGGGGAGCCGGTTTGGCGGCTGGCGCCGGCCTCGCCATCGTCGCTGACCCGCAGGCGCACGGAGGTGTCGTCGGCCGCGACGCTGACCTCGATGCGGGTGGCGTGGCGGGCGTGGCGACGGGCATTGGTGACCGACTCCTGGGCCAGCCGGTAGAGCGCGGAGCCCACCGTGGGCGGGATGTCGCCGAGGTCACCGCGGAGATCCACGTCGACGGCCGGCCCAGTGCGGAAGCGGCCGGCGAGCCGCTCGATGTCGGCGACCTGCGGGCTGGGCCCCAGGTCGGCGGGCTGGTCGCGGCGCAGGACGCGGACCATCGCGCGCATCTCGGCGAGGGCACGGGACGCCTCGGCCTCGATGGCGTGCAGCGCCTCGACGGCGGAGCCCGGCTGGCTCGCCGACGCCGCGATGCCGGCCTGCGCGCGGATCGCCATCGCCGACACGTGGTGGGCCACCGTGTCGTGCAGGTCACGGGCGAGACGCTCGCGCTCCAGCAGCTTCACCTGATCGAGTTCGCGCAGGCGGGCGGCGGCGCGGAAGCGGATCGCGGCACCCAGTGTGGCGGCGGCGAACATCACCGCGAAGCCGGCGACCAGTTCGCCACCGTCGATCGAGCCGACCAGGCCGGCGGCGGTCACCTTGGCCACCACGAAGAACGAACCGATCACGGCATCCCGGCCGGAGCCCCAGCGGAACAGCGCGTAGACCAGGAGCACCAGGAAGCTCGCCGTGAACATCTGGCAGGGGTCGCCGGGCAGCACGAACGGGGCGACCGTTGTGCAGCCGAACGCGATGGCCACCGTCGCGAGTGGGTGGGTACGCCGCCACAGGAACGTGGGCAGCAGCGCGAGCGCGACGACGACGCAGCCCACCCGCCACGGCAGATCGGGCCGCATGATCCCTTCCACCACGACCGCTGGCGCGACGACCGCGACCACCGCCCAGTCGCGCCACACGCGGGATGGTGCAGGCGAGACGCGCGGCTCGGCCAACACAGCGTGCAGGCGAGGGTGCATAGGACCATCGTACGAACGGCGGTGCTGCCGCAGATCGTCCCAAAGTACGACCGCCGGCTACCCGGCAGCCGACTTGAGGTTTCCCTAGCGCAACTCCACCAGACTGCGATGAAGCTGCAGCGCCGACTGTTGCAGGGACTCGGCCGTCGATTCGAGTGAACGCCACGCGGCGTGCGGCGCCAGCGCCCGAATGGAGAGTATCTTCGCGTCGACCTCGCCCGGACCGGACGCCCAGTGCTGAATGTAGGGAGCCACCCCGTCCAGACTGACCAGGAGCGCGATCGCGATCACGCCGGTCAGGGCGACATCCGTCCGCGCGGCCGAGCACGCATCGGGGACGGTCGACGCGGCGGCGTTGGCCACGGCGGTGCCCGCCGACTCGGCGCACACTCTGCTCGCCGCCTTCCGCGCCGCCGTCGCGGCCGCTTCGTCGAAGATGTTGCCCCGGTACTCGGCGATCGTCTTCTCAGCCTGGGCGGGAGTGCTTGCCAGCACTCCGACGAAGTTGCCCGCGGCCTCAGCCGTGGCGAGGTCGGTGATCGCCGGCAACCCTTCGAGTCTGGCCGCCAGTTCCTCGCCGACGCCGGGGACGAACCTCGTCCATCGCGGAGTCCAGGTGCGGACCAGCCAATCGAGCGCCAGATACGCGCGCCGACTCTCGTAGTCCGCCGAGGAATCGACCGGGCCGCCGAGGGCCGCCGAGATGCCCGCACGGCGACCGTCCGGCAGCACGCTCTCCAGTCCGGCCGACAAAACGTTGAGGAGCGCCGATGCCGACTCGGGGTGCCGGGGTGCCGGCGGTGCAGCGACCTGGTGGGTTGTCGCCGGTTGAGCGCTTCGCTTCTTGAAGAACGACACGTCTACCTCCCATATCCAGCGCGGGCGATCGTACGCAGGCGATCCTCGGCGGGACTGTCGGGCAGCTGACGTGCGGCTCGCTCTTGGCCGGGACGTCAACCAGTCGCCCGCACCGGCCATGGAGAGCGCACGTGGCGGCACGTCGAGAGCAGCCGTTGGGGGATAGCCAGCGCCCGACCGATGGCGTATAGACGGGCGTCGCCACCGGTCGGACCCGCCGTGCCGAACCGGCCCGCGCGCCGCTACCGACCTGTCGCGCGTCGTGCGTCGGCAGCGACCCGGACGTCACGGAAGTCGATGACTGCCTCGCGAGCCACCACGATCAGGGCGGCGAGGTCACCTTCCGCCAGCAGCAGGACATCGTCCAGCACGGCCGGCGGAACCTCCAACTCTCGTGGGCCGTAGCAGTCGTGCCAGGCCATATCCATCAGGTGCAGTAGGTCGAGCGCGGCTTCGACCTGCCGCCCGGCGAACAGCCCCTCGATGCGCGGCTTGCGTTCTGCACGGCGTTGCTCGCTGCCAAGTGCCACGGATACCCCGTTCGGACCACGTCTGCTGCCCGCTCCAGGCAACCGAATCATTGCCGTCGAGGTGGCGCGGTCGAGGAAACAAGGCCCGACATGGGTACGCCGCCGTTTGCGAGATTACACACGACAGTGTGCGGGCGTGTTCGAGCAAGCCCGTACCTGGCGGTAGAGTCGCCGGCGTGCTGCGGCGATGGACTTTTGCGATCCTGATGGCGGTGTGCGGCGTGCTGGTGGCGGTTTCGCAACTGGCCGACGGTCTACCTGTCGTCGGCGGCGTCGAGTTGCTGATCTTCTTGGCGCTGGCACTGCTGCTGTCGCCGTGGGCCTTCCCCCGCTCGGTGGAGGCTGCCGAAGCGCAGCGGGCCAGCGCGGCGGACGGCCGGCCGATCGTGTACTGGCGTCCTGGTTGTCGCTACTGCCTCCAGCTCCGGTTCTCCCTGGGTCGGCTCGCCCGGCGGGCGCACTGGGTAGACATCTGGCACGATCCGGCGGGTGCTGCCGCCGTCCGGGCGGTAGCCGACGGCAACGAGACGGTGCCCACCATCGTGCTCGCCGGTCAGGCCGTCGTGAACCCCGATCGGGCCTGGTTCCGCGAGCAGCTCCGCTCGTCCTGAGCACCGCCGCTGAACGCATCAGGTGGAAAGCGCGCCGGTCAGCCGCTCCCTCGTGCACGCGGATGTCATCCGCGCCCTGCCACATCGGTACCAGTACGTCGAGGTCCCGGTTCCACATGTCGACAATCTTCTCAGCGGACGGGCCCCGGAGCACCTTCACCACGAGCAGCGGTGCGGTCAGCTATGGGTGCGGGGGATGACGTCGCGTGGTGGTTGCGGCGGTGGCGGGCGCGTAGGAGGTGGTGCAGCACCATCAGGGGGACCACGCCGACCGGGTACCAGGCCAAGTCGACGGGGTCGAACTGCACACCCAGCGCCAGTCTCGCGGCCAGGCTCCGCGCCGACAACTCGGCCGGCACCCCGGTCAGCTGCGCGAGCTCCACTGTCCAGCAGAAGGCGGTGGCGACGGCCCCGGCCGACAGCGGCGCCATGCGCGGCCACAGGAACAGCACCGCGGTCCAGACCATCGACGCGTACAGCGCGGTGCCGGAGTACTGCCGCAGCGCACCGTCGTCGACGGCGCGGATCAGCAGCGCGAGGCCGAGGACCAGCAGCGCGGCCACCGGCATGAGCAGCCGCACCGTACGGGCCGTGAGCGGCACTCTCGCGATGGTGGTCACCGCAACAAGGTACGCGGGGAGGGGCTCAGGAGGGTTCGCCGGCGCGGTACACGGCGAGCGGCCGGCGCAGTACCGTGATGTCTCTCGTCGGGTCGCCGGCCACGACCAGCAGGTCGGCCTCGAATCCGGGACGGACACGGCCCTTGCGCTGCCCCAGGCCGCACACCTGCGCGCCGACCGAGGTGGCTGCGGTGAGAGCGGCGGTGGCGGGGATGCCGCACGCGACGTACTCGATGAGCGTCTCCGGCAGGATGCCGTGCGGCTTCGCGGGGCCGAGCCCCGCGTCCGAACCGGCCACCAGGCGGACCCCGGCCCGATGCAGGGTGGCGGCGCCGTCGCCTAGCGCAGCCTCGCTGAGCCCGGCCCGCGCCGCCATCGCCACCACCTCCGGCGGCGCGACCACGGCCGGGTCGGTGCCGAGGGTGGCACAGACCGCCACCCCGGCTGCGGCCAGGCGGTCCGCGAGCTCGTCGGGTACGTGGGCGCCGGCCGCCGTCACGCACGTGCAGTGCTCGATGCCGTCGACGCCGACGCGCAGTGCCTGCTCGACCGCGCTGAGCGCGTGGGCGTGCGCGGTCACCGGCAGGTCGAGATTGTGCGCCTGGGTCAGCGCGGCGATCAGCTCCTGGTCGGTGAACTGTGGCCGGGTGGTGTCGGTGCCGGGGGTGAACACGCCGCCGCTGGCCATGACCTTCACCAGGTCGGTGCCGGCCGCCGCCCGTCGGCGCACGGCCTCGCGGATCCCGTCGACACCGCTCGCCTCGCCACCCAACGACCAGCAGTGTCCGCCGACACTGGTGACCGGCGCGCCCGACCCCACCACCGTTGGTAGGCCGTCGGGCACCTCCCGGCCCCGCCAGCGGAGCACGGCGTCGCGGCGGTCGCCCAGGTCCCGGACGGTCGTGACGCCGGCCGCCAGGTGCGCGCGCAGTGACGCTTCGATGACCGTGTCGAGGTCCGTCTCGGGACGCTCAGCGAGCCGGCCGAGCGCGTCCGGCCCGGCATCGGCGCACAGGTGTACGTGCGCGTCGACCAAGCCGGGCAGCAGGGTGCCGTCCGGCTCTTCGCGTACCGGCCAGCCTTCCGGTGCCTCGGCCCGACCCTGGTGCACGTCGGCGATCCATCCGTCGTCCAGCAGGACCAGCACCCCGCCGTCCACGAGCCGCTCACCGTCGAACATCCGCGCCGCCCGGACAGCATGTTTCGTCATCGGCCCTCCCCGTCGAGTTGAACGGTATCGGCCGTACGCTCAGCGGCCAGGGGTTGCCGGGGCAACCGAAATGAATCTATGGTCGACGATGCTGGGTGAGAGGCGCTGCGACGGACCGGGTCCGCCACGCTCGCCCGGAGCATCCGACCCAAGGGCGCCTTCCTGCGATCAGGGAGGCCTGGTGCGTACATTCGCAACCACCTGGGGTGTCGGCGACTACCCCGCGATGGCCCGGCTGTTGATGCCGGCCGCCGAAGCCGTGGTGGCGGCGGCCGGGGTTCGGCCGGATGACCGGGTGCTCGATGTGGCCACCGGCACGGGCAACGCCGCGGTGCTGGCCGCCCGGTGCGGAGCGCGTACGACCGGGGTGGACCTTGAGCCCGCTTTGCTGGCGCTTGCCGGGCGCCGCGCCACGGATGCCGGCCTGACGGTCGATTGGCGACTCGGTGACGCGATCCGGTTGCCCCTGCCGGACGACTCGGCCGATGTGGTGTTGTCGGTGTTCGGCGTCATGTACGCGAGCGACCATGACGTGGCCGCGCGGGAGTTGAGCCGGGTGTGCGCTCCCGCCGGCCGGGTGGCGTTGGCCGCCTGGACGCCGGGCGACCTTCTGCCGGCCATGGGACAGGTTTTCGGCGGTTTTCTGCCACCTCCACCGCCCGGAAGCGTCCCGCCGAGCCGATGGGGCGACCGGAAGTCGGCCGGCCGGCTCCTGGAGGCGGCCGGACTGCACGTCGTTTCGACGGATGCCCACCGGTTGCACCTGACGTTTCCCG
The nucleotide sequence above comes from Micromonospora luteifusca. Encoded proteins:
- a CDS encoding sensor histidine kinase encodes the protein MHPRLHAVLAEPRVSPAPSRVWRDWAVVAVVAPAVVVEGIMRPDLPWRVGCVVVALALLPTFLWRRTHPLATVAIAFGCTTVAPFVLPGDPCQMFTASFLVLLVYALFRWGSGRDAVIGSFFVVAKVTAAGLVGSIDGGELVAGFAVMFAAATLGAAIRFRAAARLRELDQVKLLERERLARDLHDTVAHHVSAMAIRAQAGIAASASQPGSAVEALHAIEAEASRALAEMRAMVRVLRRDQPADLGPSPQVADIERLAGRFRTGPAVDVDLRGDLGDIPPTVGSALYRLAQESVTNARRHARHATRIEVSVAADDTSVRLRVSDDGEAGASRQTGSPGFGLVGMMERADLLGGTCEAGPNPDRGWTVTAVLPREGVGA
- a CDS encoding ribosomal maturation YjgA family protein: MTTIARVPLTARTVRLLMPVAALLVLGLALLIRAVDDGALRQYSGTALYASMVWTAVLFLWPRMAPLSAGAVATAFCWTVELAQLTGVPAELSARSLAARLALGVQFDPVDLAWYPVGVVPLMVLHHLLRARHRRNHHATSSPAPIADRTAARGEGAPGPVR
- a CDS encoding class I SAM-dependent methyltransferase, whose amino-acid sequence is MRTFATTWGVGDYPAMARLLMPAAEAVVAAAGVRPDDRVLDVATGTGNAAVLAARCGARTTGVDLEPALLALAGRRATDAGLTVDWRLGDAIRLPLPDDSADVVLSVFGVMYASDHDVAARELSRVCAPAGRVALAAWTPGDLLPAMGQVFGGFLPPPPPGSVPPSRWGDRKSAGRLLEAAGLHVVSTDAHRLHLTFPDGDAATSLLIETAGHVVAERDRLVAQGRWEVMCAALRSFVGERGVTDGDLFRLELEYLVMTARPALATTA
- a CDS encoding glutaredoxin domain-containing protein, giving the protein MLRRWTFAILMAVCGVLVAVSQLADGLPVVGGVELLIFLALALLLSPWAFPRSVEAAEAQRASAADGRPIVYWRPGCRYCLQLRFSLGRLARRAHWVDIWHDPAGAAAVRAVADGNETVPTIVLAGQAVVNPDRAWFREQLRSS
- a CDS encoding amidohydrolase family protein codes for the protein MTKHAVRAARMFDGERLVDGGVLVLLDDGWIADVHQGRAEAPEGWPVREEPDGTLLPGLVDAHVHLCADAGPDALGRLAERPETDLDTVIEASLRAHLAAGVTTVRDLGDRRDAVLRWRGREVPDGLPTVVGSGAPVTSVGGHCWSLGGEASGVDGIREAVRRRAAAGTDLVKVMASGGVFTPGTDTTRPQFTDQELIAALTQAHNLDLPVTAHAHALSAVEQALRVGVDGIEHCTCVTAAGAHVPDELADRLAAAGVAVCATLGTDPAVVAPPEVVAMAARAGLSEAALGDGAATLHRAGVRLVAGSDAGLGPAKPHGILPETLIEYVACGIPATAALTAATSVGAQVCGLGQRKGRVRPGFEADLLVVAGDPTRDITVLRRPLAVYRAGEPS